A stretch of the Siniperca chuatsi isolate FFG_IHB_CAS linkage group LG24, ASM2008510v1, whole genome shotgun sequence genome encodes the following:
- the map3k2 gene encoding mitogen-activated protein kinase kinase kinase 2 isoform X2 — MGESSFLASWVNRRAMMMDEQEALHSIMQDLAELHRSSRPAMFLSDLGKPKASSPKNQNDVRVKFEFKGEKRILQFPRPVKLDNLRSKAKVAFGQTMDLHYTNNELVIPLTTQDDLDKAVELLDRSVHMKSLKILLVLQFSSQNSSSNMDLLPSHEELDNTGFRVTDKSSHSTDRSSPPPGYIPDALQQVARNGSFTSINSEGEFIPESMDQMLDPLSMSSPENSASGSCPSLDSPLDSDYPKSRMPRAQSYPDNHQDFPEYDLPVFEKSGKGGTYPRRYGIPFGLQDYSDGRKTFPRARRTQVHSFRSPVSFSPTEQSPSTSSGSSVFTPDLEEVPGPARRPRRGSDIEPNPNPSAAPTLSVMDISPPSRSPRAPTNWRLGKLLGQGAFGRVFLCYDADTGRELAVKQVQFDPESPETSKEVSALECEIQLLKNLCNERIVQYYGCLRDTMERTLSIFMEYMPGGSIKDQLKSYGALTENVTRRYTRQILEGVSYLHSNMIVHRDIKGANILRDSVGNVKLGDFGASRRLQTICLSGTGIMSVTGTPYWMSPEVISGEGYGRKADIWSVGCTVVEMLTQRPPWAEFEAMAAIFKIATQPTNPVLPAHVSDHCREFLKRIFVETKQRPSADELLRHIFVH, encoded by the exons ATGGGAGAATCCTCTTTCCTGGCCTCCTGGGTCAATCGCCGTGCCATGATgatgg ATGAGCAGGAGGCGCTGCACTCGATCATGCAGGACTTGGCCGAACTGCACCGCTCCAGCCGTCCTGCCATGTTCCTGTCGGACCTGGGCAAACCCAAAGCCTCCTCGCCCAAGAACCAG AACGATGTCAGAGTGAAGTTCGAGTTCAAAGGGGAGAAGAG GATCTTGCAGTTCCCTCGACCTGTCAAGCTGGACAACCTGAGGTCGAAAGCTAAAGTGGCTTTCGGTCAGACGATGGACCTTCACTACACCAACAATGAG TTGGTGATTCCTCTGACCACTCAGGACGACCTAGACAAGGCCGTGGagctgctggatcgcagcgtTCACATGAAGAGCCTGAAGATCCTCCTGGTGCTCCAGTTCTCCTCTCAG aACTCTTCCTCCAATATGGACCTCTTGCCGTCCCACGAGGAGCTGGACAACACGGGATTCAGGGTCACTGACAAGA GCTCCCATTCGACGGACCGCAGCTCCCCTCCTCCAGGATACATTCCTGATGCGCTCCAGCAGGTGGCGAGGAATGGCTCCTTCACCAGCATCAACAGCGAGGGAGAGTTCATTCCTGAGAGCATGGACCAG aTGCTGGACCCGCTGTCCATGAGCAGTCCAGAAAACTCAGCGTCTGGAAGTTGTCCCTCTTTAGACAGCCCACTGGACAG TGACTACCCGAAGTCCAGGATGCCCCGAGCACAGAGCTACCCAGACAACCACCAGGACTTTCCAG AGTACGACCTCCCAGTGTTTGAGAAGTCAGGGAAAGGTGGAACGTACCCTCGGCGATACGGCATTCCCTTCGGCCTTCAAGATTACAGTGATG GGAGGAAGACCTTCCCTCGGGCTCGGCGAACGCAGGTTCACAGCTTCCGCTCGCCGGTCAGCTTCAGCCCGACCGAGCAGTCGCCCAGCaccagcagcggcagcagcgtCTTCACCCCCGACCTAGAGGAGGTCCCGGGGCCCGCCAGGAGGCCGCGGAGGGGCAGCGATATTGAACCCAATCCCAACCCATCTGCCGCGCCAACCCTGTCTGTAATGGACATCAGCCCACCCAGCCGCT CTCCACGCGCTCCAACCAACTGGCGGCTAGGAAAGCTCCTGGGTCAGGGGGCCTTCGGACGGGTTTTTCTCTGTTATGATGCCGATACTGGACGGGAACTGGCGGTCAAACAGGTCCAGTTTGACCCGGAGAGTCCGGAGACCAGCAAG GAGGTGAGCGCGTTGGAGTGTGAAATCCAGCTCCTGAAGAATTTGTGCAACGAGCGGATCGTCCAGTATTACGGCTGTCTGCGGGACACAATGGAGCGAACGCTCTCCATCTTCATGGAGTACATGCCTGGC GGCTCCATTAAGGACCAGCTGAAGTCGTACGGAGCACTGACGGAAAACGTGACGCGCCGCTACACCCGGCAGATCCTGGAGGGGGTGTCCTACCTGCACAGCAACATGATTGTCCACAGAGACATCAAAG GGGCCAACATCCTTCGTGACTCGGTGGGTAACGTGAAGCTGGGAGACTTTGGGGCCAGCCGGCGGCTGCAGACCATCTGTCTGTCAGGAACAGGCATCATGTCTGTGACCGGCACCCCCTACTGGATGAGCCCAGAAGTGATCAGTGGAGAGGGCTACGGCAGGAAGGCTGACATCTG GAGCGTTGGCTGCACCGTGGTGGAGATGCTCACGCAGCGACCCCCGTGGGCCGAGTTTGAGGCCATGGCAGCCATCTTTAAGATTGCCACCCAGCCCACCAACCCTGTGCTGCCCGCCCACGTGTCGGACCACTGCCGAGAGTTCCTCAAACGGATCTTTGTAGAGACTAAGCAGCGGCCGTCTGCTGATGAGCTGCTGAGGCACATCTTTGTACATTAA
- the map3k2 gene encoding mitogen-activated protein kinase kinase kinase 2 isoform X1, translating into MGESSFLASWVNRRAMMMDEQEALHSIMQDLAELHRSSRPAMFLSDLGKPKASSPKNQNDVRVKFEFKGEKRILQFPRPVKLDNLRSKAKVAFGQTMDLHYTNNELVIPLTTQDDLDKAVELLDRSVHMKSLKILLVLQFSSQNSSSNMDLLPSHEELDNTGFRVTDKSMLALIGSHSTDRSSPPPGYIPDALQQVARNGSFTSINSEGEFIPESMDQMLDPLSMSSPENSASGSCPSLDSPLDSDYPKSRMPRAQSYPDNHQDFPEYDLPVFEKSGKGGTYPRRYGIPFGLQDYSDGRKTFPRARRTQVHSFRSPVSFSPTEQSPSTSSGSSVFTPDLEEVPGPARRPRRGSDIEPNPNPSAAPTLSVMDISPPSRSPRAPTNWRLGKLLGQGAFGRVFLCYDADTGRELAVKQVQFDPESPETSKEVSALECEIQLLKNLCNERIVQYYGCLRDTMERTLSIFMEYMPGGSIKDQLKSYGALTENVTRRYTRQILEGVSYLHSNMIVHRDIKGANILRDSVGNVKLGDFGASRRLQTICLSGTGIMSVTGTPYWMSPEVISGEGYGRKADIWSVGCTVVEMLTQRPPWAEFEAMAAIFKIATQPTNPVLPAHVSDHCREFLKRIFVETKQRPSADELLRHIFVH; encoded by the exons ATGGGAGAATCCTCTTTCCTGGCCTCCTGGGTCAATCGCCGTGCCATGATgatgg ATGAGCAGGAGGCGCTGCACTCGATCATGCAGGACTTGGCCGAACTGCACCGCTCCAGCCGTCCTGCCATGTTCCTGTCGGACCTGGGCAAACCCAAAGCCTCCTCGCCCAAGAACCAG AACGATGTCAGAGTGAAGTTCGAGTTCAAAGGGGAGAAGAG GATCTTGCAGTTCCCTCGACCTGTCAAGCTGGACAACCTGAGGTCGAAAGCTAAAGTGGCTTTCGGTCAGACGATGGACCTTCACTACACCAACAATGAG TTGGTGATTCCTCTGACCACTCAGGACGACCTAGACAAGGCCGTGGagctgctggatcgcagcgtTCACATGAAGAGCCTGAAGATCCTCCTGGTGCTCCAGTTCTCCTCTCAG aACTCTTCCTCCAATATGGACCTCTTGCCGTCCCACGAGGAGCTGGACAACACGGGATTCAGGGTCACTGACAAGAGTATGCTGGCTTTGATAG GCTCCCATTCGACGGACCGCAGCTCCCCTCCTCCAGGATACATTCCTGATGCGCTCCAGCAGGTGGCGAGGAATGGCTCCTTCACCAGCATCAACAGCGAGGGAGAGTTCATTCCTGAGAGCATGGACCAG aTGCTGGACCCGCTGTCCATGAGCAGTCCAGAAAACTCAGCGTCTGGAAGTTGTCCCTCTTTAGACAGCCCACTGGACAG TGACTACCCGAAGTCCAGGATGCCCCGAGCACAGAGCTACCCAGACAACCACCAGGACTTTCCAG AGTACGACCTCCCAGTGTTTGAGAAGTCAGGGAAAGGTGGAACGTACCCTCGGCGATACGGCATTCCCTTCGGCCTTCAAGATTACAGTGATG GGAGGAAGACCTTCCCTCGGGCTCGGCGAACGCAGGTTCACAGCTTCCGCTCGCCGGTCAGCTTCAGCCCGACCGAGCAGTCGCCCAGCaccagcagcggcagcagcgtCTTCACCCCCGACCTAGAGGAGGTCCCGGGGCCCGCCAGGAGGCCGCGGAGGGGCAGCGATATTGAACCCAATCCCAACCCATCTGCCGCGCCAACCCTGTCTGTAATGGACATCAGCCCACCCAGCCGCT CTCCACGCGCTCCAACCAACTGGCGGCTAGGAAAGCTCCTGGGTCAGGGGGCCTTCGGACGGGTTTTTCTCTGTTATGATGCCGATACTGGACGGGAACTGGCGGTCAAACAGGTCCAGTTTGACCCGGAGAGTCCGGAGACCAGCAAG GAGGTGAGCGCGTTGGAGTGTGAAATCCAGCTCCTGAAGAATTTGTGCAACGAGCGGATCGTCCAGTATTACGGCTGTCTGCGGGACACAATGGAGCGAACGCTCTCCATCTTCATGGAGTACATGCCTGGC GGCTCCATTAAGGACCAGCTGAAGTCGTACGGAGCACTGACGGAAAACGTGACGCGCCGCTACACCCGGCAGATCCTGGAGGGGGTGTCCTACCTGCACAGCAACATGATTGTCCACAGAGACATCAAAG GGGCCAACATCCTTCGTGACTCGGTGGGTAACGTGAAGCTGGGAGACTTTGGGGCCAGCCGGCGGCTGCAGACCATCTGTCTGTCAGGAACAGGCATCATGTCTGTGACCGGCACCCCCTACTGGATGAGCCCAGAAGTGATCAGTGGAGAGGGCTACGGCAGGAAGGCTGACATCTG GAGCGTTGGCTGCACCGTGGTGGAGATGCTCACGCAGCGACCCCCGTGGGCCGAGTTTGAGGCCATGGCAGCCATCTTTAAGATTGCCACCCAGCCCACCAACCCTGTGCTGCCCGCCCACGTGTCGGACCACTGCCGAGAGTTCCTCAAACGGATCTTTGTAGAGACTAAGCAGCGGCCGTCTGCTGATGAGCTGCTGAGGCACATCTTTGTACATTAA
- the sumo1 gene encoding small ubiquitin-related modifier 1 isoform X2, translating to MSDTETKPSSQDGGDKKDGEYIKLKVIGQDSSEIHFKVKMTTHLKKLKESYSQRQGVPASTLRFLFEGQRIADNQTPKELGMEDEDVIEVYQEQTGGLWND from the exons atgtcAGATACG gaGACAAAACCATCCAGCCAAGACGGGGGGGATAAAAAGGATGGAGAGTACATCAAGTTAAAAGTGATTGGTCAG GACAGCAGTGAAATTCACTTTAAGGTGAAAATGACGACACATCTGAAGAAGCTGAAGGAGTCTTACAGCCAGAGACAG GGTGTCCCAGCAAGCACGCTAAGGTTTCTGTTTGAAGGACAGAGAATCGCAGACAACCAAACTCCGAAAGAG CTGGGGATGGAGGACGAGGACGTCATCGAGGTTTATCAAGAACAGACCGGCGGACTTTGGAATGATTAA
- the sumo1 gene encoding small ubiquitin-related modifier 1 isoform X1: MSDTETKPSSQDGGDKKDGEYIKLKVIGQDSSEIHFKVKMTTHLKKLKESYSQRQGVPASTLRFLFEGQRIADNQTPKEFQTIWIKTDSIRASMCEGRKVNRLR; the protein is encoded by the exons atgtcAGATACG gaGACAAAACCATCCAGCCAAGACGGGGGGGATAAAAAGGATGGAGAGTACATCAAGTTAAAAGTGATTGGTCAG GACAGCAGTGAAATTCACTTTAAGGTGAAAATGACGACACATCTGAAGAAGCTGAAGGAGTCTTACAGCCAGAGACAG GGTGTCCCAGCAAGCACGCTAAGGTTTCTGTTTGAAGGACAGAGAATCGCAGACAACCAAACTCCGAAAGAG tttcaAACCATCTGGATCAAAACCGACTCTATCAGGGCTTCCATGTGTGAGGGCAGGAAGGTGAACAGACTGAGGTAA
- the LOC122871835 gene encoding claudin-34-like, translating to MTYLAHTAHAQLGALWLGCTGWTLTAMALGLIQWRVWQVSDREVISSGVAWVGVWRACFNSHTLVSPGFRVMHCKYISLTEDFTPPEIVAGQVLMLLSLLVGLCGNAGGVYALRNVYFGMEKNSPIRLAFLTTGVLCLLAAVMSLIPLLWNLTSVVTNQTIRFPPEFKMPQAPDSQHMGCGIGVGMAGTALMIVSGIIFCKYRLPVRSQSRIQPSLRKEVHLDLAVQSVTNSWRTLTSSRGKDNPAFESHEHTNVRTHR from the coding sequence ATGACCTACCTGGCTCACACCGCCCATGCCCAGCTCGGTGCCCTCTGGCTGGGCTGCACGGGTTGGACGCTCACCGCCATGGCCCTTGGACTCATCCAGTGGAGGGTTTGGCAGGTGTCTGACAGGGAGGTCATCAGCTCCGGGGTGGCCTGGGTGGGCGTCTGGCGGGCCTGCTTCAACAGCCACACCCTGGTGAGCCCTGGCTTTAGGGTCATGCACTGCAAGTACATCAGCCTGACCGAGGACTTCACGCCGCCGGAGATCGTGGCAGGTCAGGTTCTCATGCTCCTGTCTCTGCTCGTGGGGCTTTGTGGGAACGCTGGCGGAGTTTACGCCTTGAGGAACGTCTACTTTGGGATGGAGAAGAACTCACCGATCCGTTTGGCGTTCCTCACCACCGGTGTGCTGTGCCTTTTGGCCGCCGTGATGTCACTCAtacctctcctgtggaacctgACCTCAGTGGTGACCAATCAGACCATCAGGTTCCCCCCTGAGTTTAAAATGCCCCAGGCTCCTGATTCGCAACACATGGGGTGCGGCATCGGGGTCGGGATGGCGGGGACAGCCCTAATGATTGTCTCTGggattattttctgtaaatacaGGTTACCAGTGAGGTCACAATCCAGGATCCAGCCGTCTCTGAGAAAAGAGGTTCACCTGGACTTAGCAGTGCAATCTGTGACTAACAGCTGGAGGACTTTAACGAGCTCCCGGGGGAAAGATAACCCAGCGTTTGAGTCTCACGAACACACGAATGTGAGAACTCACAGATGA